From a single Halogeometricum sp. S3BR5-2 genomic region:
- a CDS encoding PfkB family carbohydrate kinase produces MGRVVSLGSINVDHVEYTSTEWVRSAAERYEWFPAPGETVSVESVPDSLRESYGETYLGGKGANQAVAAAAAGADAGLLGMVGDDEDRYDVLDSLSDRGVDVTGVTRTDGPTGAAYVAVDETGENYIAILAGANGRVDDAYVDDRLDACAAADCLLVQNELPPAAVRAALDRLAGRPDRPTVVYDPAPAAGAAAILSHDCVDVVTPNEGEYARLRDELDAFDGTVVRTRGKNGVVVDGGDSRLSVESPAVDPVDTTGAGDVFVGYLGAELAAGTDFEAAVRLATVAGALSTEREGVQSAAPARKAVESVAVRSP; encoded by the coding sequence ATGGGCCGCGTCGTGAGTCTCGGGAGCATCAACGTCGACCACGTGGAGTACACCTCGACCGAGTGGGTGCGCTCGGCGGCGGAGCGTTACGAGTGGTTCCCCGCGCCGGGCGAGACGGTGTCCGTCGAATCGGTGCCCGACTCCCTCCGGGAGTCGTACGGGGAGACGTACCTCGGCGGGAAAGGGGCGAACCAGGCCGTCGCCGCGGCCGCGGCCGGCGCGGACGCGGGACTCTTGGGCATGGTCGGCGACGACGAGGACCGGTACGACGTGCTCGACTCCCTGTCGGACCGCGGCGTGGACGTGACCGGCGTGACCCGAACCGACGGGCCGACGGGCGCGGCGTACGTCGCCGTCGACGAGACGGGCGAGAACTACATCGCCATCCTCGCCGGCGCGAACGGCCGCGTCGACGACGCCTACGTCGACGACCGCCTCGACGCTTGCGCCGCCGCCGACTGCCTCCTCGTGCAGAACGAACTCCCGCCCGCGGCGGTCCGGGCGGCGCTCGACCGACTGGCCGGCCGCCCGGACCGACCGACCGTCGTCTACGACCCCGCGCCCGCCGCGGGCGCCGCGGCGATTCTCTCCCACGACTGCGTCGACGTGGTGACGCCGAACGAGGGCGAGTACGCCCGTCTCCGCGACGAACTCGACGCCTTCGACGGAACTGTCGTCCGCACGCGGGGGAAGAACGGCGTCGTCGTCGACGGCGGGGACTCCCGCCTCTCCGTCGAGTCGCCCGCCGTCGACCCCGTCGACACGACGGGCGCGGGCGACGTGTTCGTCGGCTACCTCGGCGCCGAGTTGGCGGCCGGGACCGACTTCGAGGCGGCCGTCAGACTGGCCACCGTCGCCGGCGCCCTCTCGACCGAACGCGAGGGCGTGCAGTCGGCCGCCCCGGCGCGCAAGGCGGTCGAATCGGTCGCCGTGCGGTCGCCGTAG
- a CDS encoding NAD(P)/FAD-dependent oxidoreductase, with translation MGGETSTGDGAEERAEERAETGRTDEVVRNDGPDVDADVAVVGGGPAGCSAAVFAARYGLDTVVFDRGRSSIRQCGYLENYLGFPGGVDVDAFYDLMHAHLEEAGGTLVPELVESVDRIASDAADGRRAGTFRVETQDGTSLRASRVVAATKYDAGYLAGVDEAMFVDDGHGGETLDPDYPSEDGATPVGGLYVAGPLAGVPDQAVVAAGHGGRVGGRVVADVRRENGHWDAVATYYDWVRRDATLTDEWRDRDRWREYFDEYLAPEGEAAETLDEAHVERVRESYIDERFAKYATDEEIARRTDAGTERLVETVGVDRLLDAVDDDRIRAYLDD, from the coding sequence ATGGGCGGAGAGACTTCGACGGGCGACGGAGCGGAGGAGCGAGCGGAGGAGCGAGCGGAGACGGGTCGGACGGACGAGGTGGTTCGGAACGACGGCCCCGATGTCGACGCCGACGTCGCCGTCGTCGGCGGCGGACCGGCGGGGTGTTCGGCGGCCGTCTTCGCCGCGCGGTACGGCCTCGACACCGTCGTCTTCGACCGCGGTCGGTCGTCGATCCGACAGTGCGGCTACTTGGAGAACTACCTCGGCTTCCCGGGCGGCGTCGACGTCGACGCCTTCTACGACCTGATGCACGCTCACCTCGAAGAGGCGGGGGGAACGCTCGTCCCCGAACTGGTCGAATCGGTCGACCGCATCGCGTCCGACGCGGCGGACGGGAGGAGGGCCGGAACGTTCCGCGTCGAGACGCAGGACGGCACGTCTCTCCGCGCCTCCCGGGTCGTCGCGGCGACGAAGTACGACGCGGGCTATCTGGCCGGAGTCGACGAGGCGATGTTCGTCGACGACGGGCACGGCGGCGAGACGCTCGACCCCGACTACCCGTCCGAGGACGGGGCGACGCCCGTCGGCGGCCTGTACGTCGCCGGCCCCCTCGCGGGCGTGCCCGACCAGGCCGTCGTGGCGGCCGGTCACGGCGGACGCGTCGGCGGGCGCGTCGTCGCGGACGTCCGCCGCGAGAACGGCCACTGGGACGCCGTGGCGACGTACTACGACTGGGTCCGCCGCGACGCGACGCTGACCGACGAGTGGCGCGACAGGGACCGTTGGCGCGAGTACTTCGACGAGTACCTCGCGCCCGAGGGCGAGGCGGCCGAGACGCTCGACGAGGCGCACGTCGAACGCGTCCGAGAGTCGTACATCGACGAGCGGTTCGCCAAGTACGCGACCGACGAGGAGATAGCCCGGCGGACCGACGCCGGCACCGAACGCCTCGTCGAGACGGTCGGCGTCGACCGACTCCTCGACGCCGTCGACGACGACCGAATCCGCGCCTACCTCGACGACTGA
- the thiE gene encoding thiamine phosphate synthase — MNTELRTYLVTQADRSRGRGTVATVRAAIDGGVDVVQMREKHATARERYELGRELRELTREADVAFVVNDRVDVAAAVDADGVHLGDDDLPIAVAREQLGPDALVGRSVSTVEAAVEAERAGADYLGVGAVFATDTKDVSEGESNVGTERVAEIADAVEIPLVGIGGITAANAADVVGAGADGVAVVSAITDTDDPETAARDLRRAVDGVRAGGVER, encoded by the coding sequence ATGAATACGGAGCTGCGAACGTACCTCGTGACGCAGGCCGACCGCTCCCGCGGGCGCGGCACCGTCGCCACCGTCCGCGCCGCCATCGACGGCGGCGTCGACGTCGTCCAGATGCGCGAGAAACACGCCACCGCCCGCGAGCGGTACGAACTCGGTCGGGAACTCCGGGAACTCACCCGCGAAGCGGACGTCGCGTTCGTCGTGAACGACCGCGTGGACGTGGCCGCCGCCGTCGACGCCGACGGCGTCCACCTCGGCGACGACGACCTGCCGATAGCGGTCGCCCGCGAGCAACTCGGCCCCGACGCCCTCGTCGGCCGGTCGGTGTCGACGGTCGAGGCCGCCGTCGAAGCCGAACGCGCGGGTGCGGACTACCTCGGCGTCGGCGCCGTCTTCGCCACCGACACGAAGGACGTCTCCGAGGGCGAGTCGAACGTCGGCACCGAGCGGGTAGCCGAAATCGCCGACGCTGTCGAGATTCCCCTCGTCGGTATCGGAGGCATCACGGCGGCGAACGCGGCCGACGTGGTCGGCGCGGGCGCGGACGGCGTCGCCGTCGTCTCGGCCATCACCGACACCGACGACCCCGAGACGGCCGCACGCGACCTGCGCCGGGCCGTCGACGGCGTGCGCGCCGGGGGGGTCGAACGGTGA
- the thiM gene encoding hydroxyethylthiazole kinase produces the protein MSDPTVDPAAALSAVRREQPLVNSLTNAVTVNDVANATLYWGGLPVMSDDEREVADMVAGAQACLLNMGTVSESGEAANGNGVPLVVDPVGVGATPTRDRVAERLVSEVRPDVINGNYGEISAIAGEESEVRGVESVGEYADIAETAVAVARRTDAVVVASGETDVVATEDAAFEVRAGHPMMGEVVGTGCMQGVTVATFAGAMEDTLTAALAGTLAFGVAGEAAADGQFGEYAGPASYKIAFLDAVAGLGGVDLPDGDERIERVVEAA, from the coding sequence GTGAGCGACCCGACCGTCGACCCCGCCGCGGCGCTCTCGGCCGTCCGCCGGGAGCAACCCTTGGTCAACTCGCTCACGAACGCGGTGACGGTCAACGACGTGGCGAACGCGACGCTGTACTGGGGCGGTCTCCCGGTCATGTCCGACGACGAACGCGAGGTGGCCGACATGGTCGCGGGCGCGCAGGCGTGTCTCCTCAACATGGGAACGGTCAGCGAGTCGGGCGAGGCGGCCAACGGGAACGGCGTCCCCCTCGTCGTCGACCCCGTCGGCGTCGGCGCGACGCCCACGCGGGACCGCGTCGCGGAGCGTCTGGTCTCCGAGGTCAGACCGGACGTGATAAACGGCAACTACGGCGAGATATCCGCCATCGCGGGCGAGGAGAGCGAGGTCCGCGGCGTCGAGTCGGTCGGCGAGTACGCCGACATCGCGGAGACGGCGGTGGCCGTCGCGCGGCGGACGGACGCCGTCGTCGTCGCCTCCGGCGAGACGGACGTGGTTGCGACCGAAGACGCGGCCTTCGAGGTGCGCGCCGGCCACCCGATGATGGGCGAAGTCGTCGGCACGGGCTGTATGCAGGGCGTCACCGTCGCGACGTTCGCCGGGGCGATGGAGGATACGCTGACCGCGGCGCTGGCCGGGACGCTCGCGTTCGGCGTCGCGGGCGAGGCGGCCGCGGACGGGCAGTTCGGCGAGTACGCCGGTCCCGCGAGCTACAAGATAGCGTTCCTCGACGCGGTGGCCGGCCTCGGCGGCGTCGACTTACCCGACGGCGACGAGCGAATCGAGCGCGTGGTGGAGGCGGCGTAA
- the thiD gene encoding bifunctional hydroxymethylpyrimidine kinase/phosphomethylpyrimidine kinase, with protein MADPDPQTPPYALTIASSDSGGGAGIQADLKTMTRLGVYGGSVVVGVTAQNTAGVRSTHVLPTEEVRAQFEAVNDDFDIGAVKLGMLATAEAVETVDDCLDGVDAPVVIDPVMVATSGDRLLEADAVDAYTELFSHATLVTPNADETEELTGEWPDSEAARAAAADRFFEWGADAVLFKGGHVEDESGNGEVRDVLVTPDGTETFASERIETDVTHGSGCTLSSAVAARLARGDDLSAAVERGTAFVRAAIANPADVGENGSVNHLVESEGALAEFGGE; from the coding sequence ATGGCCGACCCCGACCCGCAGACCCCGCCGTACGCGCTGACGATTGCATCGAGCGACTCGGGCGGCGGCGCGGGAATCCAGGCCGACCTGAAGACGATGACGCGACTCGGCGTCTACGGCGGGTCCGTCGTCGTCGGCGTCACGGCGCAGAACACTGCGGGCGTCCGGTCGACGCACGTCCTGCCGACCGAGGAGGTCCGAGCGCAGTTCGAGGCGGTGAACGACGACTTCGATATCGGCGCGGTGAAACTCGGGATGCTGGCGACGGCCGAGGCCGTCGAGACGGTCGACGACTGCCTCGACGGCGTCGACGCCCCCGTCGTAATCGACCCGGTGATGGTCGCCACCTCCGGCGACCGACTGCTCGAAGCCGACGCCGTCGACGCCTACACCGAGCTGTTCTCGCACGCGACGCTGGTGACGCCGAACGCCGACGAGACGGAGGAATTGACCGGAGAGTGGCCCGACTCCGAGGCGGCGCGGGCGGCGGCGGCCGACCGGTTCTTCGAGTGGGGCGCCGACGCGGTGCTGTTCAAGGGCGGGCACGTCGAGGACGAGTCGGGGAACGGCGAGGTACGCGACGTGCTGGTCACGCCCGACGGGACGGAGACGTTCGCGTCGGAGCGCATCGAGACGGACGTGACGCACGGGTCCGGATGCACGCTGTCGAGCGCCGTCGCCGCCCGACTAGCACGCGGCGACGACCTCTCGGCGGCGGTCGAACGCGGCACCGCGTTCGTCCGCGCGGCGATAGCGAATCCGGCGGACGTGGGGGAGAACGGGAGCGTGAACCACCTCGTCGAGAGCGAGGGGGCGCTTGCGGAGTTCGGCGGCGAGTAG
- a CDS encoding YihY/virulence factor BrkB family protein codes for MSNSTGTVSKAKAVGEAFRDKNVTFLAGSIAYNAFVSLVPILLFAVFVVAFFGAGWEEQVLSVVTENVSPAIGSFIERLFATQANSATGSSVVGIVVLVWSALKIFRGLDTAFSEIYEVTPDSSIVDQIKDGLVVLVSLTLALAAMIAVTSVFGAFQGMIPYLGVFLPVGLALGLIVAFFPIYYVFPDVDVSAREILPGVVVAAVGWALLQGIFQIYVARSTAGGADIVTGIMLLLTWLYFTGVVLLLGAVINAVLGGYTQYHTRTRS; via the coding sequence ATGAGCAACTCAACAGGCACCGTCTCGAAAGCCAAGGCGGTAGGCGAGGCGTTCCGCGACAAGAACGTCACGTTCCTCGCGGGGAGCATCGCCTACAACGCGTTCGTCTCCTTGGTACCGATTCTCCTCTTCGCCGTCTTCGTCGTCGCGTTCTTCGGCGCGGGCTGGGAGGAGCAGGTGCTGTCAGTCGTCACAGAGAACGTCTCGCCCGCCATCGGAAGCTTCATCGAGCGCCTGTTCGCCACGCAGGCGAACAGCGCCACCGGGTCGTCGGTCGTCGGGATCGTCGTACTGGTCTGGAGCGCGCTGAAGATATTCCGCGGGCTCGACACCGCCTTCTCCGAGATTTACGAGGTCACGCCGGACAGCTCTATCGTCGACCAGATCAAGGACGGCCTCGTCGTCCTTGTCAGCCTCACGCTCGCACTCGCCGCCATGATAGCGGTGACCAGCGTGTTCGGGGCGTTTCAGGGGATGATTCCGTACCTCGGCGTGTTCCTCCCGGTCGGTCTCGCCCTGGGTCTCATCGTGGCGTTCTTCCCCATCTACTACGTCTTTCCGGACGTCGACGTGTCCGCGCGGGAGATTCTCCCGGGCGTCGTCGTCGCGGCGGTCGGATGGGCGCTCCTGCAGGGCATCTTCCAGATATACGTCGCCCGTTCGACGGCCGGCGGGGCCGACATCGTCACGGGCATCATGCTGCTGTTGACGTGGCTGTACTTCACGGGCGTCGTCCTCCTCCTGGGGGCCGTCATCAACGCCGTCCTCGGCGGCTACACCCAGTACCACACGCGGACGCGGTCGTAG
- a CDS encoding threonine ammonia-lyase has translation MTAYDTVESPDETTIFGYHDLTPPTLADVYEARSVVSRHLPRTPLVRSESLSAELDADVYLKREDTLPTGAFKVRGGINLCAGLDEEFREPGLIAASTGNHGQSVAYAGRAFDIPVLVAVPGDPNPDKVAAMERMGAEVHPVGRDYDDAREWAEERARTEGYRYVHSANEPALIAGVATAGLEVVEELPRVDTLFCPIGGGSSASGYCLTVGEMTDADVVGVQSANAPAMYHAWSEGHLRPRDDADTYAEGLQSRVPFALTTEILRDRLTEMVLVSDERIEAAVETMLLEEHLALEGAACASVAAALERGDELAGQTVVLQISGRNIAGEKLRAVLG, from the coding sequence ATGACAGCGTACGACACGGTCGAATCACCGGACGAAACGACGATCTTCGGGTACCACGACCTGACCCCGCCGACGCTCGCGGACGTCTACGAGGCGCGTTCGGTCGTCTCCCGTCACCTCCCGCGGACGCCCCTCGTCCGGAGCGAGTCCCTCTCGGCGGAACTCGACGCCGACGTCTACCTCAAACGGGAGGACACGCTCCCGACGGGCGCGTTCAAGGTACGCGGCGGAATCAACCTCTGTGCGGGCCTCGACGAGGAGTTCCGCGAGCCCGGTCTCATCGCGGCCAGCACCGGCAACCACGGCCAGTCCGTCGCCTACGCGGGGCGGGCGTTCGACATCCCCGTTCTCGTGGCCGTGCCCGGCGACCCGAACCCGGACAAGGTGGCCGCGATGGAGCGGATGGGGGCGGAGGTGCACCCCGTCGGCCGCGACTACGACGACGCGCGCGAATGGGCCGAAGAGCGGGCGCGGACGGAGGGCTACCGCTACGTCCACTCGGCGAACGAACCCGCACTGATAGCTGGCGTCGCCACGGCGGGCCTCGAAGTCGTCGAGGAACTCCCCCGGGTGGACACGCTCTTCTGCCCCATCGGCGGCGGCAGCAGCGCCTCGGGCTACTGTCTCACCGTCGGCGAGATGACCGACGCGGACGTCGTCGGCGTCCAGTCGGCGAACGCGCCCGCGATGTACCACGCGTGGTCGGAGGGTCACCTCCGCCCCCGAGACGACGCCGACACCTACGCCGAGGGCCTCCAGTCGCGCGTCCCGTTCGCCCTCACCACGGAGATACTCCGCGACCGACTGACGGAGATGGTCCTCGTGAGCGACGAGCGAATCGAGGCGGCGGTGGAGACGATGCTCCTCGAAGAGCACCTCGCCTTGGAGGGCGCGGCCTGCGCGTCCGTCGCGGCGGCGCTCGAACGCGGCGACGAACTGGCGGGACAGACCGTCGTGCTCCAGATTTCGGGGCGCAACATCGCCGGCGAGAAACTCCGGGCGGTGCTCGGCTGA
- a CDS encoding amidohydrolase: MAGSESDGGTESRPVRDHLSEVRRAFHRDPEPAWCEFATTARVVEYAERIGVDELHYGPDITDPENRLSVPPEAELEGWFRRARERGADPDVLERLRGGHTGAVAVLERGPGPTVALRVDIDALHVAESDDPGHRPAAEGFRSENEGVMHACGHDGHATIGLGVLDAVRGSEFSGTLKVLFQPAEEVAGGAKAMATGGHLDDVDSLLAVHLGLDRPTGTVVAGVVRTLAVRRFRAEFSGTSAHAAKNPEAGDNAIQAAVSAASDLYAVPRHGGGATRVNVGHVEGGAPGHTNVVADRAAFEAEVRGEDTELMEHMFEECATVIRTAAERHGCEVEITVEGEAPREDSDPETAGAVEAAARAHSDVTETIPSADFGASEDATYLMKRVKENGGNAAYAVVGTDHPGGHHSPTFDIDERSLDIAVDVLSDAVVRLGAE; the protein is encoded by the coding sequence ATGGCCGGCAGCGAATCGGACGGCGGGACGGAATCGCGGCCGGTTCGGGACCACTTGAGCGAGGTCCGCCGGGCGTTCCACCGCGACCCCGAACCGGCGTGGTGCGAGTTCGCCACGACCGCTCGCGTCGTCGAGTACGCCGAGCGAATCGGCGTCGACGAACTCCACTACGGTCCCGATATCACCGACCCCGAGAACCGTCTGTCGGTGCCGCCCGAGGCGGAACTGGAGGGGTGGTTCCGACGGGCACGAGAGCGCGGCGCCGACCCCGACGTGCTCGAACGCCTCCGCGGCGGTCACACCGGCGCGGTGGCGGTCCTCGAACGCGGTCCGGGACCGACCGTCGCCCTCCGCGTCGACATCGACGCCCTGCACGTCGCCGAGTCCGACGACCCGGGCCACCGCCCCGCAGCCGAGGGGTTCCGCTCGGAGAACGAGGGAGTGATGCACGCCTGCGGGCACGACGGACACGCGACCATCGGCCTCGGCGTCCTCGATGCGGTGAGGGGGAGCGAGTTCTCGGGGACGCTGAAGGTTCTCTTCCAACCCGCCGAGGAGGTGGCCGGCGGCGCCAAGGCGATGGCGACGGGCGGCCACCTCGACGACGTCGACTCCCTCCTGGCCGTCCACCTCGGTCTCGACAGACCGACGGGCACCGTCGTCGCCGGCGTCGTCAGGACGCTCGCGGTCCGCCGGTTCCGCGCCGAGTTCTCGGGAACGTCGGCCCACGCCGCGAAGAACCCCGAAGCGGGCGACAACGCGATTCAGGCCGCGGTGTCGGCGGCGTCGGACCTGTACGCGGTTCCGCGGCACGGCGGCGGCGCGACCCGGGTCAACGTCGGCCACGTCGAGGGCGGCGCGCCCGGCCACACGAACGTCGTCGCCGACCGCGCCGCCTTCGAGGCGGAGGTCCGAGGTGAAGACACGGAACTGATGGAGCACATGTTCGAGGAGTGCGCGACGGTGATTCGGACCGCCGCGGAGCGACACGGCTGCGAAGTCGAGATAACGGTCGAGGGGGAGGCGCCGCGGGAGGACAGCGACCCCGAGACGGCGGGGGCCGTCGAGGCGGCGGCGCGGGCGCACTCCGACGTGACGGAGACGATACCGTCCGCGGACTTCGGCGCCAGCGAGGACGCGACGTACCTGATGAAGCGGGTGAAGGAGAACGGCGGAAACGCGGCGTACGCGGTGGTGGGTACGGACCACCCCGGCGGCCACCACTCCCCGACGTTCGATATCGACGAGCGGAGCCTCGACATCGCCGTCGACGTGCTGAGCGACGCCGTCGTTCGGCTGGGGGCCGAGTAA
- a CDS encoding antitoxin VapB family protein, whose protein sequence is MGTKSVRLDDDVYDYIEAHKRDDETFSDAVARLTRRSSITDLAGLLNSEDVETMRDAIDEADEADAEEVREVRERLRDS, encoded by the coding sequence ATGGGGACGAAATCGGTTCGCCTCGACGACGACGTGTACGACTACATCGAGGCGCACAAGCGGGACGACGAGACGTTCTCGGACGCCGTCGCCCGACTCACCCGCCGGTCCTCGATAACCGACCTCGCCGGACTCCTGAACTCGGAGGACGTGGAGACGATGCGCGACGCTATCGACGAGGCCGACGAGGCCGACGCCGAAGAGGTGCGCGAGGTGCGGGAGCGATTGCGTGATTCTTGA
- a CDS encoding PIN domain-containing protein, giving the protein MILDTAFVLDLLDGDEGAVSKAEQLEADGAVLKMPAMTVLELYIGIGTGAADDSEERRIRRVIDDLPFVPMDEEVSRRAGRRLGESGAARRKGDAAIAATAEIAGEPVLTRNVDDFERLGVEVETY; this is encoded by the coding sequence GTGATTCTTGATACGGCGTTCGTTCTCGACCTCCTCGACGGCGACGAGGGGGCGGTCTCGAAGGCCGAACAGTTAGAGGCCGACGGCGCGGTGTTGAAGATGCCCGCGATGACCGTTCTGGAGTTGTACATCGGTATCGGAACGGGCGCCGCCGACGACTCCGAGGAACGACGGATTCGCCGCGTTATCGACGACTTACCGTTCGTCCCGATGGACGAAGAGGTCTCCCGTCGGGCGGGGCGGCGACTCGGCGAGTCCGGGGCGGCGCGCCGGAAAGGCGACGCCGCCATCGCCGCGACCGCCGAGATAGCGGGCGAACCCGTTCTGACGCGGAACGTCGACGACTTCGAGCGGTTGGGCGTCGAGGTCGAAACCTACTGA
- a CDS encoding ribonucleotide-diphosphate reductase subunit beta, whose translation MPILNHDAEHDPNKILPIDYDWARQYYRDGVANNWVPEEIPMQDDVAQWNGGELTDSEKQLVEWNLGFFSTAESLTANNIVLALYEYVTAPECRQYLLRQAYEEAIHTDTFIYCCDSLGFDPDYLYGMYERVPSIQEKDDFVVDLTRNLDDPDFEVEDTEDVRDLLRDLVGFYVVMEGVFFYAGFAMMLALRRQNKMVGIGQQFEYIMRDESLHVGFGVDLINQIRAENSGVWTDEFGEEVRDLVERAVDLEQIYAREACPDDVLGMSSEQFAEYVEYIADRRLGQLDLAASYGTENPFPWMSEAVDLNKEKNFFETQVTEYQSGGSLDW comes from the coding sequence ATGCCCATACTCAACCACGACGCGGAACACGACCCGAACAAGATACTGCCCATCGACTACGACTGGGCGCGCCAGTACTACCGCGACGGCGTCGCCAACAACTGGGTGCCCGAGGAGATACCCATGCAGGACGACGTCGCCCAGTGGAACGGCGGCGAACTCACCGACTCGGAGAAGCAGTTGGTCGAGTGGAACCTCGGCTTCTTCTCCACCGCCGAGTCGCTGACGGCGAACAACATCGTCCTCGCCCTCTACGAGTACGTCACCGCGCCGGAGTGCCGGCAGTACCTCCTGCGGCAGGCGTACGAGGAGGCCATCCACACGGACACCTTCATCTACTGCTGTGACTCGCTGGGGTTCGACCCCGACTATCTCTACGGGATGTACGAGCGCGTCCCCTCGATTCAGGAGAAAGACGACTTCGTCGTCGACCTGACGCGGAATCTCGACGACCCGGACTTCGAGGTCGAGGACACGGAGGACGTGCGCGACCTGCTCCGCGACCTCGTCGGCTTCTACGTCGTCATGGAGGGGGTGTTCTTCTACGCCGGGTTCGCCATGATGCTCGCCCTCCGGCGGCAGAACAAGATGGTCGGCATCGGCCAGCAGTTCGAGTACATCATGCGCGACGAGTCGCTGCACGTGGGGTTCGGCGTCGACCTCATCAACCAGATTCGCGCGGAGAACTCCGGCGTCTGGACCGACGAGTTCGGCGAGGAGGTGCGCGACCTCGTGGAGAGAGCGGTCGACCTCGAACAGATATACGCCCGGGAGGCCTGCCCCGACGACGTGCTCGGGATGAGTTCCGAGCAGTTCGCCGAGTACGTCGAGTACATCGCCGACCGGCGACTGGGTCAGTTGGACCTCGCGGCGAGTTACGGGACCGAAAACCCGTTCCCGTGGATGAGCGAGGCCGTCGACCTGAACAAGGAGAAGAACTTCTTCGAGACGCAGGTCACGGAGTACCAGAGCGGCGGGTCGTTAGACTGGTAA